A region from the Leptospira venezuelensis genome encodes:
- a CDS encoding alpha/beta hydrolase produces MKYFWKAAKFALHCQLPNPPKVSEQEITVKTEKFEIPAILYTPKGKSCGTILAVNGLAYLGNKDPRFAAVCRSAAAVGYTVISPLLVEVTQFRIRKETVEKIKELILHISSNKEYCPDQKLSYIAPSFSGSMGLIAASDPEVGKKISSILTIGAYCDVQSTLDYVMTSDEGDEYGRMILLYNFVKYALKSENQELEFALKACVLDGSFSRENLELPAVLENISIENKEIFFKLREDKSFREKIWKEIVTNAGSQSSFLQELQVKDKLHLLDCHVSIVHGLGDNVVPAKEAVILKENLPSKKSKLVLTPLISHGDVGISLAQLPAIYDLVQGFAFFFKNAA; encoded by the coding sequence ATGAAATATTTCTGGAAGGCGGCTAAATTCGCTCTTCATTGCCAATTACCGAATCCTCCTAAAGTCTCAGAACAAGAGATAACTGTTAAAACGGAGAAGTTTGAAATTCCTGCGATCCTTTATACTCCGAAAGGAAAATCCTGCGGAACCATTTTGGCAGTTAATGGATTGGCTTACTTAGGAAATAAGGACCCAAGATTCGCGGCAGTTTGCAGATCTGCTGCAGCAGTAGGATATACAGTGATTTCTCCTTTACTAGTAGAAGTTACTCAATTCCGAATTCGAAAAGAGACTGTTGAGAAGATAAAAGAACTGATACTTCATATCTCTTCCAATAAAGAATATTGTCCGGACCAAAAACTTTCTTATATCGCTCCTTCCTTTTCCGGAAGTATGGGACTGATTGCTGCTTCCGACCCTGAAGTAGGGAAAAAGATCTCTTCCATTCTTACGATCGGTGCCTACTGTGACGTCCAATCTACTTTGGATTATGTGATGACTTCAGATGAGGGGGATGAGTATGGAAGAATGATCCTTCTTTACAATTTTGTAAAGTATGCTCTCAAATCTGAAAACCAAGAATTGGAATTCGCATTAAAGGCATGTGTTTTGGACGGAAGTTTTTCCAGAGAAAACTTGGAACTTCCTGCTGTTTTAGAAAATATCAGCATCGAAAATAAAGAAATATTCTTTAAGCTTCGAGAAGATAAAAGTTTTAGAGAAAAGATCTGGAAAGAGATCGTAACAAATGCAGGATCCCAAAGCTCATTCTTACAAGAGTTACAAGTAAAAGATAAACTACATCTTTTAGATTGCCATGTTTCTATCGTTCATGGGTTGGGAGACAATGTAGTTCCTGCTAAAGAAGCTGTGATCTTAAAAGAAAATCTTCCTAGCAAAAAATCAAAATTGGTATTAACACCTTTGATCTCTCATGGAGATGTTGGAATTTCTCTGGCTCAGCTACCTGCGATTTACGATCTAGTCCAAGGCTTCGCATTTTTCTTTAAGAATGCTGCCTAA
- a CDS encoding acylphosphatase: MAAKNESRAKIRIRGTVQGVGFRYFVLQRAQECRLKGYTMNLPTGEVEVVVEGDKVFIEDLYKAVQRGPSKAKVTEATIHWEDAKGTFRTFEIKR, encoded by the coding sequence ATGGCTGCAAAAAACGAATCTAGAGCAAAAATTAGGATCCGAGGAACCGTACAGGGAGTTGGTTTTAGATATTTTGTGCTACAAAGAGCGCAAGAATGCCGACTGAAAGGTTACACTATGAATCTTCCAACTGGAGAAGTAGAAGTAGTGGTGGAAGGAGACAAAGTTTTTATCGAAGATTTATACAAAGCAGTTCAAAGAGGACCTTCTAAAGCAAAAGTAACGGAAGCTACAATCCACTGGGAAGATGCTAAAGGTACGTTTAGGACTTTCGAGATCAAACGTTAA
- a CDS encoding bacitracin resistance protein BacA, which yields MSATFYTPPGGPPPPSPRLRELFSKVGEDSIRELVSVFYDQIAVSEIRGMFPEDLEESKVKSADFMVQVLGGPPYYVQKYGPPKMRARHLPFPIDEKARRVWLSCYRKAIKDWEADEESKEILWQFLQDFSSWMVNKASSQE from the coding sequence ATGAGTGCAACATTTTATACTCCACCTGGAGGACCTCCTCCTCCCAGTCCTCGTCTTAGAGAATTGTTCTCAAAGGTTGGAGAAGATTCCATTAGGGAACTTGTTTCTGTTTTCTATGATCAAATAGCTGTCAGCGAAATTCGTGGAATGTTTCCGGAAGATTTAGAAGAGAGCAAAGTAAAGTCAGCTGACTTTATGGTGCAAGTTCTCGGAGGTCCGCCCTATTATGTTCAAAAATATGGGCCTCCAAAAATGAGAGCTAGACATCTTCCATTTCCGATCGACGAAAAAGCAAGAAGGGTCTGGCTTTCCTGTTACCGCAAGGCGATAAAAGATTGGGAAGCAGACGAAGAATCTAAAGAGATACTTTGGCAGTTTTTGCAGGATTTCTCCTCCTGGATGGTAAATAAGGCTTCTTCTCAAGAATGA
- a CDS encoding SET domain-containing protein — protein MSVRYKIRRPQVFSEKDFEIRESEIPGIGMGLFSRQDLVKGDTVGFYTGRVLNDKSANSAKYCESKYLLWICKDHWIYGEGKESNYTRYINHSSKPNVKLVVSTRWKTARFEAMRKIKAGEELFFDYGDEYWIHIDISPVEQN, from the coding sequence ATGTCGGTCAGATATAAAATTCGCAGACCTCAAGTATTTTCAGAGAAGGATTTCGAAATTAGGGAATCCGAGATACCCGGAATCGGAATGGGGTTATTCTCCAGACAAGACTTAGTCAAAGGTGATACGGTAGGATTTTATACCGGTAGAGTACTTAACGATAAGTCTGCGAACTCCGCTAAATACTGTGAGTCTAAATATTTACTTTGGATCTGTAAAGATCATTGGATCTACGGAGAAGGTAAAGAGTCCAATTATACTCGTTATATCAATCATAGCTCTAAGCCGAATGTAAAATTAGTAGTGTCCACTCGTTGGAAGACTGCAAGATTCGAAGCAATGCGCAAGATCAAAGCCGGCGAAGAATTGTTCTTCGATTATGGAGACGAATACTGGATCCATATAGACATATCTCCTGTTGAGCAGAACTAA
- a CDS encoding MFS transporter, translating to MGKRFSFHYAWIVLIITFFTLIVAAGVRSMPGILIVPLEKEFGWDRSAISFAVSVNLLLYGLVGPFAAGLMNRFGIKRIIVFALSLLISGILLTTIMRTNWELVVLWGVMVGFGSGMAALVLGATVVNRWFVSHRGLLMGILTASTATGQIIFLPFLAALTEREGWRNAVYAVASILAILLPTVLFLMKDSPKKSGLLPYGAKSEEEGIIPVSGNPFMEAISALRVGLRSRNFWLLAGSFFVCGASTNGLVGTHLVPACSDHGIPEVRAAGLLALMGIFDLIGTVGSGWLSDRVNNKILLFMYYGLRGISLLLLPQAFDPESNKLSIFAVFYGLDWIATVPPTVALTAKIFGREKVGLMFGWVVAFHQIGAAVAAFGAGYIRTVQGEYDLAFMFAGALCVITALGIFAVSTEREEGKFSKTPEFAS from the coding sequence TTGGGCAAACGTTTTTCTTTTCATTATGCTTGGATCGTTTTGATCATTACATTTTTCACTTTGATCGTTGCTGCTGGAGTGAGGTCCATGCCTGGAATTTTAATCGTTCCTCTTGAAAAAGAATTTGGTTGGGATAGATCTGCCATCTCTTTTGCAGTTTCAGTGAACTTATTATTGTACGGCCTGGTAGGACCGTTTGCCGCAGGACTCATGAATCGTTTTGGTATAAAACGAATTATAGTGTTCGCACTTTCATTACTCATTTCTGGAATTCTGCTAACAACGATTATGCGAACAAACTGGGAACTAGTAGTTCTTTGGGGTGTAATGGTTGGATTCGGTTCCGGAATGGCTGCGCTCGTTTTAGGAGCCACTGTGGTCAACCGCTGGTTCGTTTCTCATAGAGGTCTTCTCATGGGGATTTTGACGGCGAGCACAGCAACTGGACAGATCATCTTTCTTCCATTTTTAGCCGCACTCACAGAACGAGAGGGATGGAGAAACGCAGTTTATGCGGTTGCTTCTATATTAGCGATACTTCTTCCTACAGTACTCTTTTTAATGAAAGACTCTCCTAAAAAATCGGGACTCTTACCTTATGGAGCAAAAAGTGAAGAAGAAGGTATCATACCTGTTTCCGGAAATCCATTTATGGAAGCGATCTCTGCACTAAGAGTTGGATTAAGATCTAGAAACTTTTGGCTTCTTGCAGGAAGTTTTTTCGTATGTGGGGCAAGCACAAACGGTCTTGTCGGAACTCATTTAGTGCCAGCTTGTTCTGATCATGGAATTCCAGAAGTAAGAGCAGCAGGACTTTTGGCACTAATGGGGATCTTTGATCTGATCGGAACAGTTGGTTCCGGTTGGTTATCCGACAGAGTGAATAACAAAATTTTGTTATTCATGTATTATGGATTGAGAGGGATCTCCTTGTTACTATTGCCGCAAGCATTTGATCCCGAATCGAATAAACTTTCTATATTTGCCGTGTTTTACGGATTAGATTGGATCGCTACTGTACCTCCTACGGTTGCATTGACTGCTAAAATATTCGGAAGAGAAAAAGTAGGATTGATGTTCGGTTGGGTGGTTGCGTTCCATCAGATCGGTGCCGCTGTTGCTGCATTCGGGGCAGGTTATATCCGAACAGTACAAGGAGAATACGATCTAGCATTCATGTTTGCAGGAGCATTATGTGTAATCACCGCACTTGGGATTTTTGCAGTATCGACTGAAAGGGAAGAAGGAAAATTTTCCAAAACACCAGAATTTGCATCATGA
- a CDS encoding gamma-glutamyltransferase family protein, whose amino-acid sequence MKKILTYSLSGILVIVLVLVILYYMTSGPGETMSFQDPYHTERPTAQGSKLMVASGHPLATKAALEILEKGGNAADAGVAALLVLNVTQGEEASFPGVAPLLYYDQTDKKVHSYIGVGTAPAKATIEYFKSRGHESIPMLKYSSQLVPASPDVIVALLKKYGTKSFEEVSKPAIQIAEEGFPVHRILMRNLNIGVFKRLGLKFLLPYNAKIYVGDKWWKPLQPGERFKRPALSATLKELAEAEKAASSSGKNRAESLEALRDYFYKGPIADKIAKAHEEHDGTMTKADLMRYSADWEVPLQGNYGPYTIFSNRTWNQGAVVPIVLQILEGIDLKSMGHNSKEYVHTVIQAIELAMADREKYFGDPAYVSVPEKGLLNKEYAAERRKLLQSKAFGKTPPPGNPFLFESPASAKKIAYQKEHNIAINEEPFFDLTPSFWERTESGKIGRDTTYLSIIDSKGNSLSLTPSDFPQSPIIEGDITLGIRMTQFRLDPNHPSALVPGKRPTITPNASMVFKDGKFWMSFGTPGGDMQTQAVVQVFLNLVVFGMSPQDAVNAPRFRSLNWPDAFSPHKYYPGRIELEEDIYKKEGKALEALGYEVKEREKWEYDFGAPCISLKDPKTGILYGGADPRKESWAEGK is encoded by the coding sequence ATGAAAAAAATCCTAACGTATTCTTTATCAGGGATCTTAGTAATCGTTCTAGTTCTTGTAATATTATATTACATGACTTCCGGGCCTGGAGAAACAATGAGTTTCCAAGATCCGTATCATACCGAAAGACCAACGGCCCAAGGTTCCAAGTTGATGGTAGCAAGCGGTCATCCTTTGGCCACAAAAGCGGCTTTGGAAATTTTGGAGAAGGGTGGAAATGCAGCGGATGCAGGAGTGGCAGCTCTTTTAGTTTTAAATGTGACCCAAGGAGAGGAGGCTTCTTTTCCCGGAGTAGCTCCTTTACTTTATTATGACCAAACAGATAAAAAAGTTCATAGTTATATTGGAGTTGGGACTGCACCTGCAAAAGCTACTATAGAATATTTCAAGTCTAGAGGACATGAATCCATTCCAATGTTGAAATATTCTTCTCAATTGGTTCCAGCTTCTCCTGATGTGATCGTTGCATTACTCAAAAAATATGGCACAAAATCTTTTGAAGAAGTAAGTAAACCTGCAATCCAAATCGCGGAAGAAGGTTTTCCAGTTCACAGAATCCTAATGAGAAATCTAAACATAGGCGTTTTCAAAAGGTTAGGTCTTAAATTTTTGCTTCCTTATAATGCAAAAATTTATGTGGGAGATAAATGGTGGAAACCGCTTCAACCTGGAGAAAGATTTAAAAGACCTGCATTATCCGCAACACTGAAAGAGTTGGCAGAAGCAGAGAAGGCCGCTTCTTCTTCCGGAAAAAATCGTGCAGAATCTTTGGAAGCACTGAGAGATTATTTTTATAAAGGACCAATAGCAGACAAGATCGCAAAAGCTCATGAAGAACATGATGGCACCATGACTAAAGCTGATCTGATGAGATACAGCGCCGACTGGGAGGTCCCCTTACAAGGAAATTATGGACCTTATACTATCTTCTCCAATCGAACTTGGAACCAAGGTGCAGTTGTCCCGATCGTTTTACAAATTTTAGAAGGTATCGATCTAAAATCGATGGGCCATAACTCAAAGGAATATGTTCACACAGTAATCCAAGCGATTGAGTTAGCAATGGCGGATCGTGAAAAATATTTTGGAGATCCAGCTTATGTTTCCGTTCCAGAGAAAGGTCTTCTCAATAAAGAATACGCTGCGGAAAGAAGAAAATTATTACAATCCAAAGCATTCGGGAAAACTCCTCCTCCTGGAAATCCATTCTTATTCGAATCTCCTGCAAGTGCCAAAAAGATTGCTTATCAAAAAGAGCATAATATTGCGATAAATGAGGAACCTTTCTTTGATCTTACTCCCAGCTTTTGGGAAAGAACAGAATCTGGAAAAATAGGAAGGGATACTACTTACCTAAGCATAATCGATTCTAAAGGAAATTCTTTGTCCTTAACTCCGAGCGATTTTCCTCAGTCTCCAATTATAGAGGGCGATATCACTTTAGGAATTAGAATGACCCAGTTCCGCTTAGATCCAAACCATCCTTCCGCTTTAGTTCCAGGGAAAAGACCTACGATAACGCCTAACGCATCAATGGTATTTAAAGATGGAAAATTTTGGATGAGCTTTGGAACTCCAGGTGGAGACATGCAAACTCAGGCAGTGGTCCAAGTATTCTTAAATTTAGTAGTTTTCGGAATGAGCCCTCAAGATGCAGTGAACGCGCCTCGATTCCGTTCCTTGAACTGGCCTGACGCCTTCTCTCCCCATAAATATTATCCAGGAAGAATAGAATTAGAAGAGGATATCTATAAAAAAGAAGGAAAAGCACTCGAAGCTCTTGGCTACGAAGTCAAAGAAAGAGAAAAATGGGAATATGATTTTGGGGCTCCTTGTATTTCTTTAAAAGATCCTAAAACAGGAATTTTATATGGCGGAGCCGATCCAAGAAAAGAATCCTGGGCGGAAGGAAAATAA
- a CDS encoding tyrosine-type recombinase/integrase, with protein MKKEQISRTKILPEDNLPLSKEEIRLLLNASRTHENHYIWFRMLYSFGLQLSELVSLRVQDLDWSHHKILIHHSRTLNPRNPSIPYSLRRDLWFISQGKQGEDFLFSGRIGKLRPRTVQKMFSKLEEMTGLTISVFKLRRSLASHLIEAGWDLESIQEQLGLSSQKSLKDLLGQKPKLAPLKKFPLEEINGSAA; from the coding sequence ATGAAAAAAGAGCAAATAAGCAGAACCAAAATTCTGCCTGAGGACAATCTTCCATTAAGTAAGGAAGAAATCAGGCTTCTTCTAAACGCATCCAGAACTCACGAAAATCATTATATTTGGTTTCGAATGTTATACTCTTTCGGACTTCAACTTTCCGAATTGGTTTCCTTAAGAGTGCAAGATTTGGATTGGTCCCATCATAAAATATTGATCCATCATTCTCGAACTTTAAACCCCAGAAATCCTTCCATTCCATATTCATTACGAAGGGATCTTTGGTTTATTTCTCAGGGCAAGCAGGGGGAGGACTTTTTGTTTTCTGGCAGGATTGGCAAGCTTCGTCCCAGGACTGTTCAAAAAATGTTTTCTAAGCTAGAAGAAATGACTGGTTTGACGATTTCAGTTTTCAAGTTAAGGAGAAGTTTAGCCTCTCACCTGATCGAGGCGGGCTGGGACCTGGAAAGTATCCAGGAACAGTTAGGACTTTCGTCCCAAAAATCCCTAAAAGACTTGCTCGGTCAGAAACCCAAGCTGGCTCCGCTCAAAAAATTTCCATTGGAGGAAATTAACGGCTCAGCGGCATAA
- a CDS encoding RNA pyrophosphohydrolase gives MDKPYRKNVGMVVFNSKGEVLVGERLNFKGSWQFPQGGIDDGEDPNIAAQRELLEEVGIQDAEIIYEYPSWINYDFPESLHLSSNLKKYKGQTQKWYLLYWNGKAEDCNLTAHEQEFERVRFIPFQECLSTVVSFKKDVYQQLVQEFEPKILDFMKKGPSR, from the coding sequence ATGGACAAACCGTATAGAAAGAACGTGGGAATGGTAGTCTTCAACTCTAAGGGAGAGGTTTTAGTAGGAGAAAGACTAAATTTTAAAGGCTCTTGGCAGTTTCCTCAAGGTGGAATTGATGATGGAGAAGATCCTAACATAGCAGCTCAAAGAGAACTTTTAGAAGAAGTAGGCATCCAAGATGCTGAGATCATCTATGAATATCCAAGTTGGATCAATTATGATTTCCCTGAGTCCTTACATTTAAGCTCAAATCTAAAAAAGTATAAAGGCCAAACCCAAAAATGGTATCTTCTATACTGGAATGGTAAAGCAGAAGACTGCAATCTAACTGCTCATGAGCAAGAGTTTGAAAGAGTTAGATTCATTCCATTTCAAGAATGCCTTTCGACCGTAGTCTCCTTTAAAAAAGATGTGTATCAACAACTAGTACAAGAGTTCGAACCTAAGATCTTAGATTTTATGAAGAAGGGACCTTCTAGATGA
- a CDS encoding STAS domain-containing protein, giving the protein MEIKTKKVGKHTLVQLDGRLDITHSDEVEAKLLDDVQAGTGDIVINLQNISYISSSGIRIFVGMVRELEKQNRKLKLCNITPNVKKVFDVVELLDLFEVYETEQEALATLK; this is encoded by the coding sequence TTGGAAATTAAAACGAAAAAAGTAGGGAAACACACCCTAGTCCAATTGGATGGCAGGCTGGATATCACACATTCGGACGAGGTAGAGGCAAAACTTCTAGACGATGTCCAAGCCGGAACAGGTGATATCGTCATTAACTTGCAAAATATTTCTTATATATCTTCTTCCGGGATCAGGATCTTTGTTGGAATGGTCCGGGAATTAGAAAAGCAGAATCGAAAACTCAAACTCTGCAATATCACACCTAACGTTAAAAAAGTTTTCGATGTTGTGGAATTGTTGGATCTTTTCGAAGTCTACGAAACCGAACAAGAAGCATTAGCTACCTTAAAATAA
- a CDS encoding ATP-binding protein: MEPGGAVLNLLSDIKNSGRAPYIENKALPYWTWILPLILFHFASKASLAFQVDTGISISYLPIPVGIILCFWWGPARTLPAMYANALFSANLWGLHDVDKYPVYCLWEVLAVGISWLFFIKWRKGKPWIPDLRETVRFLLWVAFPAAICNGFLVVGGLVLFGDLSQDKWIASTLSGLVATLFDTLSVSVPILLWVTPWMEFRGWARTEGSWETRETSWDRTRLRNLKPKKIAEIILVFLLCGVFAAIIPSLEYWFVFALFVLWAALRYGITMALTANIWVQMVTLVFPALFGRSEHYQWFKDDKELIFLVNLGILCVVALITGRATSDSRKELQKRRRIEGKLLQSREQYRKFFEENLSANFITDSSGNILAANSSFLKMFGIGTQSEASLKNFADLFPSYDDYSFFLQKIQINFRLETHEEFFQDKNGFPIHTTGNYFATFNKSGSIDSIRGYLLDDTLRRKLEDQLIESKKLETIGTLAGGIAHDFNNILQIISGYATKMQLESSKFASLMDMSRSINAAAARGAIIVRRLLSLARKGGGGFKTILADQLINETVDLLVPTFSEKIKFRKECKEGLPTIVGDYSQLEQVLINLCLNARDALPEGGEISIRAFGVQGANIRESFPLSEPAEYLCIEVSDNGEGMSEETRKRIFEPFFTTKTKNQGSGLGLSMVYGIMQNHEGMVQVSSELRMGTSIRLFFPVTKSKTSNFVEHTGKGPQTSTGIMLVVEESPYLSEILQDQMLALGFRLISADSAKKAQEILNKFKSNTVLTVIDLDFEHLSTLEFLETIKKECPDLKIFVSGTDFSNETKEKLSALGVNELLEKPYKIRDLIEFFYTKSF; this comes from the coding sequence TTGGAACCTGGGGGCGCGGTTCTGAATTTATTATCCGACATAAAGAACAGCGGAAGAGCTCCCTATATCGAAAATAAGGCGCTGCCTTATTGGACTTGGATCCTTCCGTTAATCCTATTTCATTTCGCTTCCAAGGCATCTCTAGCCTTCCAAGTGGATACAGGGATCTCCATATCTTATCTTCCTATTCCTGTTGGTATTATATTATGTTTTTGGTGGGGGCCGGCACGCACGTTACCCGCAATGTATGCAAACGCATTGTTCAGCGCCAATCTTTGGGGACTTCACGATGTGGATAAATATCCAGTCTATTGTCTCTGGGAAGTTTTAGCCGTCGGAATTTCCTGGCTCTTTTTCATCAAATGGAGAAAGGGAAAACCTTGGATACCGGATCTAAGGGAGACCGTACGATTTTTACTTTGGGTAGCCTTTCCTGCTGCAATATGTAACGGATTTTTAGTCGTGGGGGGACTTGTTCTATTCGGGGATCTGTCTCAGGATAAATGGATCGCATCTACCTTATCCGGGCTAGTCGCTACACTATTCGATACATTAAGCGTTTCAGTTCCAATACTGTTATGGGTAACACCTTGGATGGAATTCAGAGGATGGGCAAGGACAGAAGGTTCCTGGGAAACTAGAGAGACAAGCTGGGATAGAACTAGACTTAGGAACCTAAAACCAAAAAAGATCGCAGAAATTATCTTAGTATTTTTACTCTGCGGAGTTTTCGCTGCAATCATTCCTTCCTTAGAATACTGGTTTGTCTTTGCGTTATTTGTTCTTTGGGCAGCATTAAGATACGGGATCACTATGGCCTTGACAGCCAATATTTGGGTACAGATGGTCACCTTGGTATTTCCTGCGTTATTCGGTCGTTCTGAACATTACCAATGGTTTAAAGACGATAAAGAACTTATTTTTTTAGTTAACTTAGGTATCTTATGCGTAGTCGCTTTGATCACAGGAAGAGCCACAAGTGATTCCAGAAAAGAGTTACAAAAAAGAAGAAGGATAGAAGGTAAACTTCTACAGAGTAGAGAACAATACCGAAAATTTTTCGAAGAAAATCTTTCTGCAAATTTTATCACAGACAGTTCCGGAAATATTTTAGCGGCCAATTCTTCTTTTCTGAAAATGTTCGGAATAGGAACACAATCGGAAGCTTCTCTCAAAAATTTTGCAGATCTTTTTCCATCTTACGATGATTATTCTTTTTTCTTACAGAAGATACAGATCAATTTTAGATTAGAAACTCACGAAGAATTTTTTCAGGATAAGAATGGGTTTCCTATTCATACAACTGGAAATTATTTCGCAACATTCAATAAATCGGGAAGTATAGATTCTATTCGCGGATATCTATTAGATGACACTCTTCGTCGCAAATTAGAAGATCAGTTGATCGAATCTAAAAAATTAGAAACGATCGGAACTTTAGCAGGTGGGATCGCTCACGATTTTAATAATATTCTACAGATCATCTCTGGGTACGCGACCAAAATGCAATTGGAATCTTCCAAATTCGCTTCCCTCATGGACATGTCCCGTTCTATCAATGCCGCTGCTGCAAGAGGAGCAATTATAGTTCGCAGACTTCTTTCTTTAGCCAGAAAAGGAGGGGGCGGGTTTAAGACGATCTTAGCCGACCAATTGATAAATGAAACAGTTGATCTTTTGGTGCCTACTTTCTCCGAAAAAATTAAATTCAGAAAAGAATGTAAAGAAGGACTTCCTACAATCGTAGGAGATTATTCCCAGTTGGAGCAAGTGCTTATTAATCTTTGTCTGAATGCAAGAGATGCACTTCCGGAAGGAGGAGAGATCTCTATACGTGCGTTTGGAGTACAGGGTGCAAATATTAGGGAGTCTTTTCCTCTTTCCGAACCTGCAGAATATCTTTGCATAGAAGTTTCGGATAACGGAGAAGGGATGAGTGAAGAAACCAGAAAAAGAATCTTTGAACCGTTTTTTACTACAAAGACAAAAAACCAAGGAAGCGGGCTTGGACTGTCTATGGTCTATGGGATTATGCAAAACCATGAAGGAATGGTGCAGGTAAGTTCCGAATTAAGAATGGGCACTAGTATTCGATTGTTCTTTCCAGTTACAAAAAGTAAAACTTCTAACTTTGTAGAACACACTGGAAAAGGTCCTCAAACTTCAACAGGTATCATGTTGGTAGTAGAAGAATCTCCTTATTTGTCGGAAATCCTACAAGACCAAATGTTGGCTCTCGGCTTCAGGTTGATTAGTGCAGACAGCGCTAAAAAGGCTCAAGAAATATTAAACAAGTTTAAATCTAATACAGTTTTAACAGTGATCGATCTAGATTTTGAACATCTTTCTACTTTAGAATTTTTGGAAACAATCAAGAAAGAATGTCCCGATTTGAAAATTTTTGTCTCAGGAACTGATTTCTCGAATGAAACCAAGGAAAAACTTTCTGCACTTGGAGTTAATGAACTTCTGGAAAAACCCTATAAGATCAGAGATCTAATAGAATTCTTCTACACAAAAAGTTTTTAG